The Paenibacillus sp. RC334 nucleotide sequence AAGCTTAATTGTGCTCTGCAGATCTGAAAAAGAGTTAAGGCTTAGTTAAAGTGATGTTACACGGGATCTAAGACCGTCTTGTTAGAATGGGTTAGATAAAATAATAATATACACAAAAACGGGGGTGCAGCAGTGAAGAAGGCAACTAGAAAGAACAGGATAGAAATCTTCCACTATGGCAAAATGGTACTGGTGGCAAGTGCGTTTGCTGCTTTTATAACGGCATGCGGAGGAGGAGGGGGGAACTCGGAAGTGGCCAAAGATATACCGAATGAAACAACAAATACAAAGGACCACACGGTGAAGCCAGAGGAGGTACCGGAAAAACTGCTTGAGGGCAAGTATGCGGAGGTTTATGACCAATTCAGCAATGAGTTTAAACAACAACTGAGCGAAGCCGATTTTGTAAAAATGGCTCCTGATTCTCTAAAAGGTGTTGATTCATTTAAGCAGGCGTCAGTCATGAAACTCAATGGCAGCGAACAACGTTCATGGATAAGCGACTCAGGGAAAATAGGCCTGATCACTGTTTTTGATGAGAAGGGAACTATATTGGGGCTTCAGGCCAAGAAACTTTCCCCTTCGCCGGAAACAGACAATCGCCTGACCAAAATCAAATACGATTGGCCATTGAAGGGGGAATGGTTTGTTACCTGGGGTGGAACCAATGCGCTTGTGAATTACCACTATGAATATGAAAGCCAGCGATATGCCTATGACCTTATACAGAAAAAAGATGGCTATTCCTATAAAGGTGATCCGCTGAAAAATACAAGCTATTATGCTTTCGGCCAACCGATTCTTGCGCCGACAAGCGGAACCGTGGTCTCGGTTGTAAATAACATTCCTGATAACGAACCTGTCGGCGTGATGAACGAGAAGGTGCCTGCCGGGAATGAAGTTGTGATTGACCATGGCGGGGAATATAGCGTGCTAGCTCATATGAAGAAAGGTTCTGTTAAAGTGAAGGTAGGGGATAAGGTGAAGAGTGGCGATGAAATCGGGCTACTTGGTAATTCAGGCAATTCCAGCGAAGCCCATCTTCATTTTCAGGTGTCAGACGGTGCAGATTTATTCAAGTCTCGTTCGATCAACATCAATTGGAAGAACCGAATTACTCCTGTGCAGGGAGAGACAATAACAGCCGAGTAATTTCAAAAAAATTCAAACTCTCAGACAAAGGTTGATCTTCAGTTTTATGATGATCAACCTTTGTTTTTTTGTTATCCGACAACAAGTTATTGAAAAATATCGTCCTCATTACAAATCAGAATGCGATTTTAAATCTGTTGACAACTTGTATATACATGATATATTTTTGTATATACAAGAAAGATGAAAGCGTTATAATGTTTAATTTAGGGAGAAAGGAACGAGTATGATGCAAGCGATAAACAAAGCTTTGATTCATCAAGATACGGACTGGTGGCGCAAATCGGTGGTCTATCAGGTTTATCCCAAAAGCTTTAGTGATACAACGGGTAATGGAACAGGTGATATACGAGGATTAACACAAAAGCTGGATTATTTATATGAACTGGGTGTTGATATTATCTGGTTACAGCCGGTTTATGTCTCCCCGCAGCGTGATAACGGGTATGATGTAGCCGATTATTGCAGGATCAACCCCGATTTTGGGACTATGAAGGACTTTGAGGAATTGAGTCAGGAGATCCAAGCGCGTGGAATGCGTCTGATGATAGATATTGTAGTAAATCATTCTTCGACAGAACATGTCTGGTTTCAGGAGGCACGACAATCAAGGGATAATGCATACAGGGACTATTACATT carries:
- a CDS encoding peptidoglycan DD-metalloendopeptidase family protein, with translation MKKATRKNRIEIFHYGKMVLVASAFAAFITACGGGGGNSEVAKDIPNETTNTKDHTVKPEEVPEKLLEGKYAEVYDQFSNEFKQQLSEADFVKMAPDSLKGVDSFKQASVMKLNGSEQRSWISDSGKIGLITVFDEKGTILGLQAKKLSPSPETDNRLTKIKYDWPLKGEWFVTWGGTNALVNYHYEYESQRYAYDLIQKKDGYSYKGDPLKNTSYYAFGQPILAPTSGTVVSVVNNIPDNEPVGVMNEKVPAGNEVVIDHGGEYSVLAHMKKGSVKVKVGDKVKSGDEIGLLGNSGNSSEAHLHFQVSDGADLFKSRSININWKNRITPVQGETITAE